In Streptomyces sp. NBC_01408, one DNA window encodes the following:
- a CDS encoding transglycosylase SLT domain-containing protein: MRATQRARRAPHRVILSAFVSLCVAAGITVGVTQPASAAASDLCAEVGYNAGFRGESLVTAVAVALAESSCNPQAYNVTNNKPPSTDRGLWQINDYWHAEVSDACAYDAQCNANETFRISSRGTDWSPWSTYNQSHHQRHMDTARAAVDRLGHPGPGPAPLVYPAESGRVVSARSVDGRLEVFAAGADGVHHAWQEDINGAWSAWEFIAGPRGAELAIGPNADGRLEVFAINGQILQHRYQNQPSGGWSGWEDFGEGGRDIAVGSNGDGRLEVFASGPENVFHRFQAAPNGGWSGWEGTGDGPGESRIELAKAADGRLEVFALNGEVFRHLYQTSVNGGWSSWEDFGIGGHDLTVDHNLDGRLEVFASGPVGVFHRYQTGPTSWSGWEETGGLANSQLTSQRTVDGRVEVFALNGSDAQHMWQTGVNTPYGPWESFGAGGTEITAVANADGRIEVFGTNPTGVYHRWQTGFSTWSQWGWLKDTAGPAIN, from the coding sequence CCCGCCTCCGCCGCCGCGAGCGATCTGTGTGCGGAGGTCGGGTACAACGCGGGCTTCCGGGGCGAGAGCCTGGTAACCGCCGTCGCCGTCGCCCTGGCGGAGTCCAGCTGCAATCCGCAGGCGTACAACGTCACGAACAACAAGCCCCCGTCCACCGACCGTGGTCTGTGGCAGATCAACGACTACTGGCACGCCGAAGTCAGCGACGCCTGTGCCTACGACGCGCAGTGCAATGCGAACGAGACCTTCCGGATATCCTCCCGGGGCACGGACTGGAGCCCTTGGTCCACCTACAACCAGAGCCACCATCAGCGGCACATGGACACGGCGCGCGCCGCCGTGGACCGTCTTGGCCACCCCGGGCCTGGTCCCGCGCCGCTGGTGTATCCCGCGGAGTCGGGTCGTGTGGTGTCGGCGCGGTCGGTGGACGGGCGTCTTGAGGTGTTCGCGGCCGGGGCGGACGGGGTGCACCATGCCTGGCAGGAGGACATCAACGGCGCTTGGTCGGCATGGGAGTTCATCGCGGGGCCCAGGGGTGCGGAGTTGGCGATCGGGCCGAATGCTGATGGTCGGCTTGAGGTGTTCGCGATCAACGGTCAGATTCTTCAGCACCGTTATCAGAACCAGCCTTCCGGTGGTTGGTCGGGTTGGGAGGACTTCGGCGAGGGTGGCCGTGACATCGCTGTGGGTTCCAATGGCGATGGCCGGCTTGAGGTGTTCGCCTCCGGTCCGGAGAACGTGTTCCACCGGTTCCAGGCGGCTCCCAACGGTGGCTGGTCGGGCTGGGAGGGGACTGGCGACGGTCCGGGGGAGAGCCGTATCGAGCTGGCGAAGGCGGCGGATGGCCGGCTTGAGGTGTTCGCCCTCAATGGTGAGGTCTTCCGGCACCTCTATCAGACGTCCGTGAACGGTGGTTGGTCCTCCTGGGAGGACTTTGGTATCGGTGGTCATGATCTGACGGTCGATCACAACCTGGACGGTCGGCTTGAGGTGTTTGCTTCCGGGCCGGTCGGGGTCTTCCACCGGTATCAGACCGGTCCCACGAGTTGGTCGGGCTGGGAGGAGACCGGTGGGCTGGCGAACTCGCAGTTGACGAGTCAGCGCACGGTGGACGGGCGGGTCGAGGTGTTCGCTCTCAACGGCAGTGATGCCCAGCACATGTGGCAGACCGGGGTGAACACCCCTTACGGCCCGTGGGAGTCCTTCGGTGCCGGTGGCACGGAGATCACGGCCGTGGCCAACGCCGACGGCCGGATCGAAGTCTTCGGGACCAATCCCACCGGGGTCTACCACCGCTGGCAGACCGGCTTCTCCACCTGGTCCCAGTGGGGCTGGCTCAAGGACACCGCCGGACCGGCGATCAACTGA
- a CDS encoding family 43 glycosylhydrolase has protein sequence MHPFSRRHLLRAAGAGALALPLTGRAAAAASVPGPASQWVGAGSFTHVYDPSTPGRRRYLNDHTLIRANGRWHLFSIVGNSAAPGEAPDSAAEVSFAHASAPALYGPWTTHADALTVDPGYHGEEHLWAPHVIEAGGRFWMFYAGGGASGAAISLATSDDLFSWTREPSGPLFRGIAARDPMVLRVGGEWVMYYTELSSPGGRHVVAHRRSADLVHWSEPGVAFTDATTYATVSVTESPYVVERDGWYYLFIGPRGGYEGTDVLASRDPFHFDLAGYAGHVAGHAVEVIADGEAWYASAAGWFRHGLHVAPLRWRDTPPPWQSADNPVAGLDAAGHLTVFALDASDHSMLRRVQLDPDTDAWSQWEEFGGPAGAVPTLGRNADGALEVFSLAPEGANLHHRAQRPDGGWYDWEEFGGPAGAAPAVARDADGRLEAFALSPGGASVARRRQAAPGSRAWDPWEAGFGGAAGAPPVVAANADGRLEVFALAPGGSGIFHRWQETPGGAWTPAWQRFGTASGAAPRVAGDGSGRLTVAAIGPSGVGTFGRRQSVPNGGWDEWLPMFGWSAAAPAFAANADGRLEAFSLTPGGARLGHRWQTAPGGSWASGGEFGEPGIRLAATPAVASDPTGRTHVFAVTTEGRMRTRVQDRPSGGWRPWTAFGDRPVAPVVSGRPAL, from the coding sequence GTGCATCCGTTCAGCAGGCGCCACCTGCTGCGCGCGGCCGGAGCGGGAGCCCTCGCGCTCCCGCTCACGGGCCGTGCCGCAGCAGCGGCCTCCGTCCCAGGCCCGGCGTCCCAGTGGGTGGGCGCCGGTTCCTTCACCCACGTCTACGACCCCTCCACGCCAGGCCGGCGCCGCTACCTCAACGACCACACCCTGATCCGGGCGAACGGCCGGTGGCACCTGTTCAGCATCGTCGGGAACAGCGCGGCGCCCGGCGAGGCACCGGACAGTGCCGCGGAGGTCTCCTTCGCGCACGCCTCCGCGCCCGCCCTGTACGGCCCCTGGACCACCCACGCCGACGCGCTGACCGTCGACCCGGGTTACCACGGCGAGGAGCACCTGTGGGCCCCGCATGTCATCGAGGCCGGCGGCAGGTTCTGGATGTTCTACGCGGGCGGCGGCGCGAGCGGCGCCGCGATCAGCCTCGCCACGTCGGACGATCTGTTCAGCTGGACGCGCGAGCCGTCCGGCCCGCTGTTCCGCGGGATCGCGGCCCGCGACCCGATGGTGCTGCGGGTCGGCGGCGAGTGGGTCATGTACTACACGGAACTCTCGAGCCCGGGCGGCCGGCACGTCGTGGCCCACAGGCGCTCCGCCGACCTGGTGCACTGGAGCGAGCCGGGCGTCGCGTTCACCGACGCGACCACGTACGCGACCGTCTCGGTCACCGAGTCGCCGTACGTCGTCGAACGGGACGGCTGGTACTACCTGTTCATCGGTCCGAGGGGCGGCTACGAGGGTACGGACGTGCTGGCGTCCCGGGATCCCTTCCACTTCGACCTCGCCGGGTACGCGGGCCACGTGGCCGGTCACGCCGTGGAGGTGATCGCCGACGGGGAGGCCTGGTACGCCAGCGCCGCGGGCTGGTTCCGCCACGGGCTGCACGTGGCGCCCCTCCGGTGGCGGGACACACCACCGCCGTGGCAGAGCGCGGACAACCCGGTGGCCGGACTCGACGCCGCCGGCCACCTCACGGTGTTCGCGCTCGACGCCTCCGACCACTCGATGCTCCGGCGCGTCCAGCTCGACCCGGACACCGACGCCTGGTCGCAGTGGGAGGAGTTCGGCGGGCCGGCCGGTGCGGTGCCCACGCTCGGCCGCAACGCCGACGGCGCGCTCGAGGTGTTCTCGCTCGCCCCGGAGGGAGCCAACCTGCACCACCGGGCCCAGCGGCCGGACGGCGGCTGGTACGACTGGGAGGAGTTCGGCGGCCCGGCCGGCGCCGCCCCCGCCGTCGCCCGCGACGCCGACGGCAGACTGGAGGCGTTCGCCCTGAGCCCCGGCGGTGCGTCCGTCGCCCGGCGGCGGCAAGCGGCACCGGGATCCCGGGCCTGGGACCCGTGGGAGGCGGGCTTCGGCGGCGCCGCCGGCGCGCCACCGGTGGTCGCGGCCAACGCCGACGGACGGCTCGAGGTCTTCGCCCTCGCTCCCGGCGGCTCCGGGATCTTCCACCGGTGGCAGGAGACCCCGGGCGGTGCCTGGACCCCCGCGTGGCAGCGCTTCGGCACCGCGTCCGGCGCCGCGCCGCGCGTGGCCGGGGACGGCAGCGGCCGGCTCACCGTCGCCGCCATCGGACCGTCGGGCGTGGGAACCTTCGGCCGGCGGCAGTCCGTGCCGAACGGAGGCTGGGACGAGTGGCTGCCGATGTTCGGCTGGAGCGCCGCCGCCCCGGCGTTCGCCGCCAACGCCGACGGCCGCCTCGAGGCGTTCTCGCTGACGCCCGGTGGCGCCCGGCTCGGCCACCGCTGGCAGACCGCCCCCGGTGGAAGCTGGGCTTCCGGCGGGGAGTTCGGGGAGCCCGGGATCAGGCTCGCCGCCACGCCCGCCGTCGCGTCCGATCCCACCGGGCGCACGCACGTCTTCGCCGTCACCACCGAAGGCAGGATGCGCACCCGCGTCCAGGATCGGCCGAGCGGCGGGTGGCGGCCGTGGACGGCCTTCGGCGACCGGCCGGTCGCACCCGTCGTATCGGGCCGTCCCGCACTCTGA
- a CDS encoding serine/threonine protein kinase, whose product MSGVVVHLPQGCSGADGGEPYGDAVTLRLGPGEVARFGRGSAEIPVELRLADAAISRLAGEIRVTDDHWQLTNHSTTHSYLVENPEGAGEYLRVPPRRVGAPVPFEFSRVVLPTRSDVPVSFQVFAPDHVYLDPEAMGAPWGRLTVTAYSLDETATYFLVLLALCEPRLRDQSRVAVPTTPQIVERLRGHVACATLTARAVSSHIDYLAEEKLRIGASDPREPGKGDRRNGKREEIVGLALRFGLVREEHLTLLPPLTGAGGRERQTER is encoded by the coding sequence GTGAGCGGGGTAGTCGTTCATCTGCCGCAGGGGTGCAGTGGCGCCGACGGCGGCGAACCGTACGGCGATGCGGTGACGTTACGGCTCGGACCGGGCGAAGTCGCCCGCTTCGGACGCGGATCCGCGGAGATCCCCGTGGAGCTCCGCCTCGCCGACGCGGCGATCTCCCGGCTCGCCGGGGAGATCCGCGTGACCGACGACCACTGGCAGTTGACGAACCACAGCACCACCCACAGCTACCTCGTGGAGAACCCGGAGGGAGCCGGGGAGTACCTGAGGGTCCCGCCCCGCCGGGTCGGGGCACCCGTCCCGTTCGAGTTCTCGCGCGTCGTGCTGCCCACCCGCAGCGACGTCCCCGTCTCCTTCCAGGTGTTCGCTCCCGATCACGTCTACCTGGACCCGGAGGCCATGGGCGCCCCCTGGGGCCGCCTCACGGTCACCGCCTACTCGCTGGACGAGACGGCCACCTACTTCCTGGTACTCCTCGCGCTCTGCGAACCGCGCCTGCGTGACCAGTCCCGCGTCGCGGTCCCCACCACGCCCCAGATCGTCGAACGGCTCAGGGGCCACGTCGCCTGCGCCACCCTGACCGCGCGAGCGGTCAGCTCGCACATCGACTACCTCGCCGAGGAGAAGCTGCGCATCGGCGCCTCGGACCCGCGCGAACCCGGCAAGGGTGACCGCCGCAACGGCAAGCGGGAGGAGATCGTCGGGCTCGCCCTGCGGTTCGGGCTCGTGCGCGAGGAGCACCTGACGCTGCTGCCACCCCTGACGGGGGCCGGCGGGCGAGAGCGGCAGACCGAGCGATGA
- a CDS encoding serine/threonine-protein kinase, which translates to MTTPHTLRDIAECDGTDLLPPGHRVRGWTITDLIGAGGWSTVYAARPADRYPDRTGRAPAHPSAAPADIALKIMPTAGYAPRQTRRIVESARREVELGRRAGHARLIRLLDSFVLEAPDRPALDGAIVLVMERAAGSLRELLDAGVAEADRARLIAGICEGLAHLHRSGWVHADLKPENVLLDGSRSVKLSDFGLATQMTGTYGYAPPMGTLDYLPPERWRAPLGELGVKVRPSADIWALGIIIHEVFGSGASPFSGATPMARGAAVQEYGEGRAPLRMDQAVPPFWRELAADCLAPTHAARAPHTAESLLARITAEQGARGRGAGRLWGRARAAILATAFCGIAGTTLWSDAARASSSALDGLEGAAAGTIRVFNAEKGCQERADRDPQCSLGLAIDPMRQYTADNVVPSRVWHGDVLAVDCQLPDGRAIIDEADLQSTRWFHVRLPPGSTPPTAWLPAVRTRDRPALQGCPHPATGR; encoded by the coding sequence ATGACGACGCCCCACACCCTGCGCGACATCGCGGAATGTGACGGTACGGACCTGCTCCCGCCCGGCCACCGGGTGCGAGGCTGGACGATCACCGACCTGATCGGGGCCGGAGGCTGGTCCACGGTCTACGCCGCACGGCCTGCCGACCGGTACCCGGACCGGACCGGCCGGGCCCCCGCGCACCCGTCCGCGGCACCCGCCGACATCGCTCTCAAAATCATGCCGACCGCCGGGTACGCCCCGCGCCAGACGCGCAGGATCGTGGAGTCCGCCCGCCGGGAGGTCGAACTGGGACGCAGGGCCGGGCACGCGCGGCTGATCCGCCTCCTTGACTCCTTCGTCCTCGAGGCACCGGACCGCCCCGCCCTGGACGGCGCGATCGTGCTGGTCATGGAGCGGGCCGCGGGCAGCCTGCGGGAACTCCTCGACGCCGGGGTGGCCGAGGCCGACCGCGCCCGGCTGATCGCGGGGATCTGCGAGGGACTCGCCCACCTCCACCGGTCGGGTTGGGTCCACGCCGACCTCAAGCCGGAGAACGTCCTGCTGGACGGCAGCCGTTCCGTGAAGCTCTCGGACTTCGGGCTCGCCACCCAGATGACGGGAACGTATGGGTACGCGCCCCCCATGGGCACCTTGGACTACCTTCCGCCCGAGCGCTGGCGGGCACCCCTCGGGGAGCTGGGCGTGAAGGTCCGGCCGAGTGCCGACATCTGGGCCCTGGGCATCATCATCCACGAGGTGTTCGGCTCCGGCGCCTCCCCGTTCTCCGGCGCCACGCCCATGGCGCGCGGCGCCGCCGTCCAGGAGTACGGCGAAGGGCGCGCGCCGCTGCGCATGGACCAGGCCGTGCCGCCGTTCTGGCGCGAGCTCGCCGCCGACTGCCTCGCCCCGACCCACGCGGCGCGTGCCCCGCACACCGCCGAGAGCCTGCTCGCCCGCATCACCGCCGAACAGGGGGCGCGCGGGAGGGGAGCGGGACGGCTGTGGGGCCGGGCCCGCGCCGCGATCCTCGCCACCGCGTTCTGCGGGATCGCCGGTACGACCCTGTGGTCGGACGCGGCACGGGCGAGCTCCTCCGCACTGGACGGCCTGGAGGGCGCGGCGGCCGGCACGATCCGGGTGTTCAATGCGGAGAAAGGCTGCCAGGAGCGGGCCGACCGGGACCCGCAGTGCAGTCTGGGCCTGGCGATCGACCCGATGCGCCAGTACACCGCGGACAACGTCGTACCGTCCCGGGTGTGGCACGGCGACGTCCTCGCGGTCGACTGTCAGTTGCCCGACGGCCGGGCCATCATCGACGAGGCGGACCTGCAGTCCACCCGCTGGTTCCACGTCCGCCTCCCGCCCGGCTCCACACCCCCCACAGCATGGCTCCCCGCCGTCCGCACGAGGGACCGCCCGGCGCTGCAGGGGTGCCCGCACCCCGCGACCGGGCGCTGA
- a CDS encoding macro domain-containing protein, translated as MTVNPVQTPLRVVLTDISNDVVEAWRAAFSDTPGIEIRKGSILDERVDAWVTPTNSRGRMDGGVDAVIKRHLGAGIQLRVQRAIRDQFAGSLPVGSAVCVASGAADPKFLISTPTMETSSQNVSETLNVALACAAAFQAVHRRNKEAPGSIQSVALVGMGARTGRVPARVCANLMWTGYTLFNDYRFEDYEDLRRTIVAQLDDIENAPAEGRIRIAPPASPRLA; from the coding sequence ATGACCGTGAACCCCGTGCAGACGCCCCTCAGGGTGGTGCTGACCGACATCAGCAACGACGTGGTGGAAGCGTGGCGGGCCGCCTTCTCCGACACCCCCGGGATCGAGATCCGCAAGGGCTCGATCCTCGACGAGCGGGTCGACGCCTGGGTCACCCCGACCAACTCCCGGGGCCGGATGGACGGCGGGGTCGACGCGGTGATCAAGCGGCACCTCGGAGCGGGCATCCAGCTGCGCGTACAGCGGGCGATCCGCGACCAGTTCGCGGGGAGCCTCCCGGTGGGGAGCGCGGTGTGCGTTGCGTCCGGGGCGGCCGACCCGAAGTTCCTGATATCGACGCCCACGATGGAGACGTCCTCGCAGAACGTGAGCGAGACCCTCAATGTGGCCCTGGCGTGCGCCGCCGCGTTCCAGGCGGTCCACCGGCGGAACAAGGAGGCGCCCGGCAGCATCCAGTCGGTGGCCTTGGTCGGCATGGGCGCCCGGACCGGCCGGGTGCCGGCCCGGGTGTGCGCCAACCTGATGTGGACGGGCTACACCTTGTTCAACGACTACCGCTTCGAGGACTACGAGGACCTGCGCCGCACGATCGTCGCGCAGCTCGACGACATAGAGAACGCGCCCGCCGAAGGCCGGATACGCATCGCGCCCCCGGCGTCGCCCAGGCTTGCGTGA
- a CDS encoding ADP-ribosyltransferase domain-containing protein, which produces MRDSHVPAGPGTTDPLALAELFKGGGEPWLPVLKPVIEAQPDAASFIGPGRSPEVVPVRELTFQALKPHPPHKWKVVVFGQNPYPRPESATGIAMFDNTFHDWKDSQFGRVVSIRCIIKAAAMWKYGIPKKTPIADVRALLKEQETVQPPEWFQAMLTQGVLLLNAALTASSDGATGTDRHTAFWRPVAEGIVEEILRAKQNADEEDRGVVFAWWGAHARSLKKVVLRLQKKYPEVEVRHIDHPNPAAQGDVFCEGDHFATVNAALASLGADEIDWLPSEGWNKHAAEADGPNGDGDGDVAERMGAFIASTMELHQLYLDRLAGVKDEGLVLPAITGVFDTPLMSFQDAVGPVAQLLSNLDRHVRLSHEFGKRRADEAPGGLPADAIAALYLYTCESAFYREINAVLRSPDRAAVVPYLPYLRLLFSAVSQLPARTEPLWRGVALDLRAQYPLGRTVTWWGVSSCTSEPGVARAFLGSRGKRTLFEVVPARAVGIRSFSAFTGEEEFILAPGTQLKVTGVTAGRGGLCTVKLTELEGQTSVS; this is translated from the coding sequence ATGCGCGATTCCCACGTCCCCGCCGGACCCGGCACCACTGACCCGCTCGCCCTCGCCGAACTGTTCAAGGGCGGTGGTGAACCGTGGCTTCCGGTGCTGAAGCCCGTCATCGAGGCGCAGCCGGACGCGGCCTCGTTCATCGGCCCGGGCCGCAGCCCGGAGGTCGTCCCGGTCCGCGAACTGACCTTCCAGGCGCTCAAGCCCCACCCGCCGCACAAGTGGAAGGTCGTCGTCTTCGGCCAGAACCCGTACCCGCGGCCGGAGAGCGCCACGGGGATAGCCATGTTCGACAACACCTTCCACGACTGGAAGGACAGCCAGTTCGGCAGGGTCGTCAGCATCCGCTGCATCATCAAGGCGGCGGCGATGTGGAAGTACGGCATCCCCAAGAAGACTCCGATCGCCGACGTCCGGGCGCTCCTGAAGGAGCAGGAGACCGTCCAGCCGCCGGAGTGGTTCCAGGCGATGCTCACGCAGGGCGTACTCCTGCTGAACGCGGCACTCACCGCCAGCAGCGACGGGGCGACGGGAACCGACCGGCACACGGCGTTCTGGCGTCCGGTCGCCGAGGGGATCGTCGAAGAGATACTCCGGGCCAAGCAGAACGCCGACGAGGAGGACCGTGGTGTCGTCTTCGCCTGGTGGGGGGCTCACGCGCGCAGTCTGAAGAAGGTCGTCCTGCGGCTCCAGAAGAAGTACCCGGAGGTCGAGGTCCGGCACATCGACCATCCCAATCCCGCGGCGCAGGGCGATGTCTTCTGCGAAGGCGACCATTTCGCGACGGTGAACGCGGCCCTCGCCTCGCTGGGCGCCGACGAGATCGACTGGCTGCCGAGCGAAGGGTGGAACAAGCACGCGGCGGAGGCCGACGGGCCGAACGGCGACGGCGACGGTGACGTCGCCGAGCGCATGGGCGCGTTCATCGCGTCCACCATGGAGCTGCACCAGCTGTACCTCGACCGGCTCGCCGGCGTCAAGGACGAGGGCCTCGTCCTCCCCGCGATCACCGGTGTGTTCGACACCCCGCTCATGTCCTTCCAGGACGCCGTCGGCCCGGTCGCCCAGCTGCTGTCGAACCTCGACCGGCACGTCAGGCTGTCGCACGAGTTCGGCAAGAGGCGGGCGGACGAAGCGCCCGGCGGCCTGCCCGCCGATGCGATCGCCGCGCTCTACCTCTACACCTGCGAGTCCGCGTTCTACCGGGAGATCAACGCCGTCCTGCGCTCGCCGGACCGGGCCGCGGTGGTTCCGTACCTCCCGTATCTGCGGCTGCTGTTCTCGGCGGTGTCGCAGCTTCCCGCCCGCACGGAGCCGTTGTGGCGCGGGGTGGCGCTGGACCTGCGCGCGCAGTACCCGCTCGGCCGGACCGTGACCTGGTGGGGTGTGTCCTCGTGCACGTCCGAGCCCGGAGTGGCACGGGCATTCCTCGGCAGCCGCGGCAAGCGGACGCTCTTCGAGGTGGTCCCCGCCCGGGCGGTGGGCATCCGCAGCTTCTCCGCGTTCACGGGCGAGGAGGAGTTCATCCTCGCGCCGGGCACGCAGCTCAAGGTGACCGGGGTGACGGCCGGGCGCGGGGGCCTGTGCACCGTGAAGCTGACCGAACTAGAGGGGCAGACCTCGGTCTCCTGA
- a CDS encoding MarR family winged helix-turn-helix transcriptional regulator, protein MPKKLTEAEMPAADYAFYGLVWAGTVLTDRVDRALVKAHDLPVSWFEVMLWLASSPEPVPASVLGNSTLLSRSQVSRVVDALQTRGLVTRTPSARDARSVEVSLTEAGRTVFAEADATRREALAPVFTDLLDERDLEALGTVWRKLKAEKGRITESPRSR, encoded by the coding sequence ATGCCGAAAAAGCTCACCGAAGCCGAGATGCCGGCGGCCGACTACGCGTTCTACGGGCTGGTCTGGGCCGGCACGGTGCTGACCGACCGCGTCGACCGGGCCCTCGTGAAGGCCCACGACCTCCCCGTGTCCTGGTTCGAGGTCATGCTGTGGCTGGCTTCCAGCCCCGAGCCCGTGCCCGCTTCCGTTCTCGGCAACAGCACGCTGCTCAGCCGCAGCCAGGTATCCCGGGTCGTGGACGCCCTCCAGACCAGGGGCCTGGTGACCCGCACACCCTCGGCGCGTGACGCCCGGTCGGTGGAGGTCTCCCTCACCGAGGCGGGACGTACGGTGTTCGCCGAGGCCGACGCCACCCGGCGCGAGGCCCTGGCGCCGGTCTTCACCGACCTCCTCGACGAGCGGGACCTGGAGGCGCTGGGAACCGTATGGCGCAAGCTCAAGGCCGAGAAGGGCCGCATTACGGAGTCCCCCCGCAGCCGATAG
- a CDS encoding SDR family oxidoreductase: MSTLPTTPDTSPRTVLITGTSSGIGLAAAIAAARAGWRTVATLRDTGRADALRKAAAEAGVELDIRQLDVVDEDSVAAAVNGVIADYGRLDAVVNNAGAGHVGTLELESVADVREVMEVNFFGVLNVSKAALPHLRATGGRLITVTSVGGVIGQPFNEAYCAAKFAVEGYMESLAPVAGAVGVSVSVIEPGAVATEFVNNIGLDIEARIAAAGPYADALRQYVERTVGQFLDGAQTPAGAAEAVMEALTADRPAFRIQTSPWARGFTGTKLADQDGSAVLGMTGAWVS, from the coding sequence ATGTCGACCCTCCCCACCACCCCCGACACCTCCCCCCGCACCGTCCTGATCACCGGCACCTCCTCCGGCATCGGCCTGGCGGCCGCCATCGCCGCCGCCCGGGCCGGATGGCGCACGGTCGCCACCCTGCGCGACACCGGCCGGGCCGACGCCCTGCGCAAGGCCGCCGCCGAGGCGGGCGTGGAACTCGACATCAGGCAGCTCGACGTCGTCGACGAGGACTCCGTCGCCGCCGCCGTGAACGGCGTGATCGCCGACTACGGCCGTCTGGACGCGGTCGTGAACAACGCCGGCGCCGGGCACGTCGGCACCCTCGAGCTCGAATCCGTCGCCGACGTCCGCGAGGTCATGGAGGTCAACTTCTTCGGCGTGCTGAACGTCTCGAAGGCCGCACTGCCGCACCTGCGGGCCACCGGAGGCCGCCTGATCACGGTCACCAGCGTCGGCGGCGTCATCGGCCAGCCCTTCAACGAGGCGTACTGCGCCGCGAAGTTCGCCGTGGAGGGGTACATGGAGAGCCTGGCCCCCGTCGCGGGCGCCGTGGGCGTGAGCGTATCCGTCATCGAGCCGGGCGCCGTGGCCACGGAGTTCGTCAACAACATCGGACTCGACATCGAAGCCAGGATCGCCGCGGCCGGCCCGTACGCCGACGCGCTGCGCCAGTACGTCGAGCGCACGGTCGGCCAGTTCCTGGACGGCGCCCAGACCCCGGCCGGCGCGGCCGAGGCCGTCATGGAGGCGCTGACCGCCGACCGTCCCGCGTTCCGCATCCAGACCTCGCCGTGGGCCCGCGGGTTCACCGGGACCAAGCTGGCCGACCAGGACGGCTCGGCGGTCCTCGGCATGACCGGAGCCTGGGTCTCCTGA
- a CDS encoding PP2C family protein-serine/threonine phosphatase, with amino-acid sequence MTGPRDLPVPALRPTDYRAVFEALPGAVALLTTDLVYVDANEAFLTMSGRTREQIIGRYLFDVFPDNPHDPDATGVRNLRASLLRVAATGERDVMAPQRYDVEHLDRPGEWEERYWSPVNSPVRGPDGSVALLLHRVEEITELIRARGTRSGDDRAQVLEAELVRRAQELQEVNERLREANARAREVALHLQEAMLPALRPLGRHRAAVRYRPATGSLNVCGDWYDLVDLPDRNRTAVAVGDVVGHGLHAAGVMGQLRSALSAASHVAAGPAEALEVLGLYARAVDGAESTTVVSVFIDWSSHTLTYSSAGHLPPALCGPDGTLTFLDQATDPPLGARPEHTARPQAQTAFTDGSALVLYTDGLVERRREDIDTGLHRLADSLSRHRGSDPEALAEALLADLIPPVGATDDTALLILRL; translated from the coding sequence GTGACCGGCCCCCGCGACCTGCCGGTCCCGGCGCTCAGGCCTACCGACTACCGGGCGGTCTTCGAGGCCCTGCCCGGCGCGGTCGCGCTGCTGACCACCGATCTGGTGTACGTGGACGCCAACGAGGCGTTCCTGACCATGTCGGGGCGCACCCGGGAGCAGATCATCGGCCGCTACCTCTTCGACGTCTTCCCCGACAATCCCCATGACCCCGACGCGACCGGCGTGCGCAACCTGCGGGCGTCACTGCTGCGGGTCGCGGCCACCGGCGAGCGCGACGTCATGGCCCCCCAGCGCTACGACGTGGAGCACCTCGACCGGCCCGGCGAGTGGGAGGAACGGTACTGGAGCCCGGTCAACAGCCCCGTCCGCGGCCCGGACGGGTCAGTGGCGCTGCTGCTGCACCGGGTGGAGGAGATCACCGAGCTCATCCGCGCCCGCGGCACCCGCAGCGGCGACGACCGCGCCCAGGTCCTGGAAGCCGAGCTCGTCCGCCGCGCGCAGGAACTCCAAGAGGTCAACGAACGCCTGCGCGAGGCCAACGCCCGCGCCCGCGAGGTCGCCCTCCACCTCCAGGAAGCGATGCTGCCCGCGCTGCGCCCGCTCGGCCGGCACCGGGCCGCCGTGCGCTACCGGCCGGCCACGGGCTCCCTCAACGTGTGCGGCGACTGGTACGACCTGGTCGACCTGCCCGACCGCAACCGCACCGCCGTCGCCGTCGGTGACGTCGTCGGCCACGGACTGCACGCCGCCGGTGTCATGGGCCAGCTCCGCAGCGCCCTGTCCGCCGCCTCCCACGTCGCCGCCGGCCCCGCGGAGGCCCTCGAAGTCCTCGGGCTCTACGCCCGCGCCGTCGACGGCGCGGAATCCACCACCGTCGTGTCGGTCTTCATCGACTGGAGCAGCCACACCCTCACCTACAGCAGCGCCGGCCACCTGCCGCCCGCGCTCTGCGGTCCCGACGGCACGCTGACGTTCCTCGACCAGGCCACCGACCCCCCGCTCGGCGCCCGCCCCGAACACACCGCCCGTCCCCAGGCCCAGACCGCCTTCACGGACGGCTCCGCGCTCGTCCTCTACACCGACGGACTCGTCGAACGCCGCCGCGAGGACATCGACACCGGACTCCACCGGCTCGCCGACTCCCTCTCCCGCCACCGGGGGAGCGACCCCGAGGCCCTTGCCGAGGCCCTCCTGGCCGACCTCATCCCGCCGGTCGGCGCCACCGACGACACCGCCCTGCTCATCCTGCGGCTGTGA